From a region of the Dunckerocampus dactyliophorus isolate RoL2022-P2 chromosome 20, RoL_Ddac_1.1, whole genome shotgun sequence genome:
- the clic1 gene encoding chloride intracellular channel protein 1, producing the protein MSDANQPKVELFVKAGSDGQSIGNCPFSQRLFMLLWLKGVTFDVTTVDMRRKPDILNNLAPGAQPPFLLYGSEVKTDTNKIEEFLEENLSPPKYPRLAARNPESNTAGMDVFSKFSAYIKNSNPQTNENLEKGVLKALKKLDEYLGSPLPDEIDENSADEVTSSSRPFLDGHDLTLADCNLLPKLHIVKVVCLKYRNFSIPQSLTNLWRYLNAAYARDEFASTCPIDDEIHMAYSSVAKALK; encoded by the exons ATGAGCGACGCCAATCAGCCCAAAGTTGAGCTTTTTGTGAAG GCAGGGAGCGATGGGCAGAGCATTGGAAACTGTCCCTTCTCTCAACGTCTCTTCATGTTGTTGTGGCTAAAAGGAGTGACGTTTGACGTTACTACAGTGGACATGAGGAG GAAACCCGACATCCTAAACAACCTGGCTCCGGGTGCCCAACCACCCTTCCTGCTGTACGGCAGCGAGGTGAAAACTGACACCAACAAGATCGAGGAGTTCCTGGAGGAAAACCTCAGCCCCCCCAA GTATCCGCGCCTAGCCGCTCGGAACCCAGAGTCGAACACAGCAGGCATGGATGTCTTCTCCAAGTTCTCAGCTTACATCAAAAACTCCAACCCTCAGACTAATGAAA ATCTAGAGAAAGGCGTTCTGAAGGCTCTGAAGAAGCTCGACGAGTACCTCGGCTCCCCACTTCCTGACGAAATTGATGAAAACAGCGCAGATGAAGTCACTTCCTCATCTCGCCCCTTCCTTGATGGCCACGATCTTACGCTGGCTGACTGCAACTTGCTTCCAAAGCTCCACATTGTGAAG GTTGTGTGTTTAAAGTACCGAAACTTCAGCATCCCCCAGTCTCTGACCAACCTGTGGAGGTACCTGAATGCAGCATACGCCCGGGACGAGTTTGCCTCCACCTGTCCAATCGATGATGAGATCCACATGGCTTATTCTTCTGTAGCCAAAGCTCTCAAGTAG
- the ddah2 gene encoding N(G),N(G)-dimethylarginine dimethylaminohydrolase 2: MANMCPYGLFTHAVVRGIPETFGKAVGDNDENKEASVDLAKAQRQFGCLTGALRQKVGLQLIEIPPDPELPLSWRIEDVAVIHGDTALITRPFREQRRSEVETVRRVMSELNLTVMEMDAIQGNSEGATLEGSDVLFTGREFFVGISSHTNHKGAEVLADAFRDFSVSTVPVCGGARLKNICSMGGADTIIISNSNGAKRTLRMMEQLTDHHYDIVTVPEQSAANCIYIKAPSKRDFLLHRPAEECPDSVSAFQKLQDYTFLPTACSEAAKLGASLSSLCLLVNKKHTYF, encoded by the exons ATGGCAAACATGTGCCCGTATGGCCTTTTCACCCACGCCGTGGTGCGGGGCATCCCGGAGACCTTTGGGAAGGCGGTGGGAGACAATGACGAGAACAAGGAGGCCTCAGTGGACCTGGCCAAGGCTCAGCGCCAGTTTGGCTGCCTGACGGGGGCCCTGAGGCAGAAAGTAGGCCTGCAGCTGATCGAGATCCCCCCCGACCCGGAGCTGCCATTGAGCTGGAGGATAGAGGATGTGGCGGTGATCCATGGAGACACGGCGCTCATCACCAGGCCCTTCAGAGAGCAGAGGCGCAGCGAG GTGGAGACGGTGCGGAGGGTGATGTCGGAGCTTAACCTGACCGTGATGGAGATGGATGCCATACAGGGAAACTCTGAAGGGGCCACGCTGGAGGGCAGCGACGTCCTCTTCACAGGGAGGGAGTTCTTTGTGGGCATCTCCTCCCACACCAACCACAAAGGAGCAGAAGTGCTGGCGGACGCTTTCAGG GACTTCTCCGTGTCCACCGTGCCAGTCTGCGGTGGAGCTCGACTCAAGAACATCTGCTCAATGGGAGGCGCCGacaccatcatcatcagcaACAGTAACGGGGCCAAGAGGACTCTCAGG ATGATGGAACAGCTGACCGATCACCACTACGATATCGTCACTGTGCCGGAGCAATCTGCAGCCaactgcatttacataaaagctCCGTCCAAGAGAGACTTCCTGCTCCACAGGCCGGCGGAGGAATGTCCTGACAGCGTCTCT GCCTTCCAGAAGCTGCAAGACTACACCTTCTTGCCGACAGCCTGCAGTGAAGCCGCCAAACTGGGAGCATCGCTGTCCTCACTTTGCCTCCTCGTCAATAAGAAGCACACGTATTTCTGA
- the LOC129173382 gene encoding protein Bouncer-like — MSASQLLVLLCCLPLANGLQCYTCLFPAISPLDCLKFPQQCPAGQRCLSSVAMGKRGALQVTMYEKSCAIPSQCGVSGQKYASGLYFNYTNVCCNTDLCNGAAGALRWGGATLCLLPALGLLLA, encoded by the exons ATGTCTGCCTCACAGCTTCTCGTGCTGCTGTGTTGTCTTCCCTTGGCAA ACGGCTTGCAGTGTTATACCTGTCTATTTCCCGCCATTTCTCCTCTGGACTGCCTAAAGTTTCCACAGCAGTGTCCTGCTGGCCAGCGCTGCCTGTCCAGTGTTGCAATGGGAAAGCGAG GCGCCCTTCAAGTGACAATGTACGAAAAGAGCTGCGCCATTCCCTCCCAGTGTGGCGTGAGCGGACAGAAATACGCGAGCGGCCTCTATTTCAACTACACTAACGTTTGCTGCAATACAGACCTGTGTAACGGGGCTGCTGGTGCCCTCAGGTGGGGAGGAGCCACGCTCTGCCTGCTTCCTGCACTCGGCCTCCTGCTGGCCTGA